The genome window CTCTGCCTGCATCCATAGGGATAAGTCCCTCAAGTGTCCGTTCGGGATGCTCACAGTCCGCAAGCGATTCGATCCGAGGAAAGGAAGACTGTATCCGGGCTTGAATATCCTCCCAACGATATGTTGCCAACTCCTGTCCTTCCAACCTGCGATCAGGCTGACGGATGACGCGAATCCCATCCGGTCCTGCAAGCGCATAGTCCAATCCGTCTGATGAACACCCTGCAAAAGTATACGAAGGAATCAACTGCCATCCGTGCTGATCCATCGTATAGACCTGACCCTTCTCCGTGAAGATACCCGTATTACATACACACGTTTCCTCATTCAGATAACCTACAACTTTGACCGCTTGCATGGAAGACTGAAAGGCCTCGCTCAATGGCCATGTTGCTGCGGGCAGCTCACGTCGGAGCACCTCCAAGTCACCGTGGAGATTGGCTTGTCTCACCATATGGAGCACTTTAGTACTCATTCCGCTTCTGGAGTCTCCCTCCAGCTCGGCTTCGTCTGGTTGCTCTCCCTCCATGCTTCTCCGTACAAATGCATTGACATCCCTTGCATAACGCTTGCCTTCATTGCGCCATTGTTCCGCGATGTCTTCCTTTAACCAACTCATCTGTTCCCCTCCACCCTAACCTATTCATATGCCGTGCAATGATGTGCTTGCAAAAACAGACTGATATCGTTATCTGTGGCCTCTTCAGTCCCGCTTTTTTCTTCATAAAATAAGGCAACTTCTCTCCCCGTTGCATAGTTAAAACGTACATATCCGCCCATTGACGCCATAAACAGCTTGCACATGTATTCATTCTCCAACACAGCGTCCCACTCGTATTCCGTTTTACACTTCTCCGCCAGAGCCATCATTGAAATTCCCTGTTCCAGACCTGTAAAGTGGTAAAACGTATGTTTCCGCAGCTCATTCCACGGTTCATAGTATCGAGGCGTTATCGGTGTATCCTGATGGTAATACCCACAATAGATCCGATCCAGCGTTTTGCCAAATTCAGTCTCCGAGCATGTCCATAAGGTGATATTCTCATCATGACGCGGTAGCCATAACAGCCCCTCAACTTCCGGATGAACAGCAAGGAAATCTCCATCTACAGAACTGCCGATGGTAATGCACTGCTCAAGTTGATGCTGACTTATAGGCGATTCATCCGTATGTATCCAAAAATCATATTCAACAAAAGGCTTCAACACTTCCGGGTCCGGTCTTTGCACATTCATCCAGCCCGTGTATGTGCCTTCCCCGTATTGTTCAATCCAGTTACAGTATGACAAAGGTAGTGAGATGGCATGCTGTTGTTCAAAGTGATCCAGTTCCTCTGCTGGAACCGGCTTAAGTGCACGGGATACGATATACATTGTTTTGGCATCTCCCATCTCAATTTGGTTCATTCGTTACAGATCTAAGCCAGTTCTTCCTGTATAATGTCAGTCCATACCCCTTTACGATTCAGAATACGAATAGCAAAGGCATCATATCCATCACGTTTGACCTGATCAAAATGCATGCGCTCTCCCGTAATCAGTTCATATGCACCATTTTCATCTACATCTTCGCCGAACTCTTCATCCCAAGGCACATTGTAGTAGGCCGTCAATTCCACCTCAAAGATGTCCTCTCCTTCAACATCCAGATAAGGGCGAAGAGGTCTGTCACGTAGTGTTTCTTCCGAATAGTTCTCACATAACATGGCATCATATCCGTGCTTAGCGGCATCAATGAGCAGGTAACGTTCACCTGTGACGGTATGCTCCGCATATACAAGAAGCGGTGTCGAATCATGCCAGGTAATCAGATCATCTTCCGTCAAGTCACCATAATAAAAAATATGGAATTTATCATGACCATCACTCGTTAGAAGCTTGCCTTTCCACTCCACTTCCTCGGACTTAACGTCCTCTTCTTTTCTTGTCAAACCTTCCAGATAAACAGGTCCGTGTTGTACACCATACTCATTCATCATCTCGCCTCCGATTTGTTCATTCGAATAGTAACTACTTTGTGCTCCTCATCCACCGTCAGTTTCACATCGATGTTTAACTTGTCACGGAATAGCGCCGTAATATTGATATAAGGATCGCGAGCAGCTTCGCTGCCACTCCCACTGGTACGGCTCATTCCCTGATGAATTATGGACTTCACCAATTCGTTATCCGCTTTGCCAGTATTATCGTAGGTATAGACGATCTGCCCATCCTGATCATACAGATTTAAGACCGTTGAGAAGTCATTGGCATTCTCGTACTTTCTCTCGGTCTGCACGTAGTTATGGTCCGTATGTTCATAGTTCACAGTACCATCCAGATATGGATTGTCCCCACCGGGCTTCACTTCATACTCCCGATAGGCCAGATTAAACAGGTATTGGATATGACTCATATCAATCCGGTAATAAAACTGACGGTTATCCTCTTGTTTATCCATCGCTGCAAAACTGTTAATCAGCGGCCAGGCTGCATAGGACTTGCCATTCACATCAACCGCGAGAGCATAGTCAGATAAAACTGTCTGTTTTTGAAATACACCATAAGTCTGTAAAATAAAATAAGCCGGAATCATCAACATACCCAGAATGATTGCAAAAATAGTTAATTTCAATCGTAGTTTCATGTTTTACTCTCCCTTGCAGCGTTAACGCTTCATCTTCGCTTTCAGTCTCATCCAGTCTTGTGCTGAAGCTTCGACAGTGTACGAACAACCACATCCCTGTTCTTCGCATCCTTAATATAAGCTGGGATACTGTGTGAAGCTGTTTTTAAAGGCATATTTCCAGGTTTTTCACGCAGATCTGCGGAAATATATGCGATGAGATAATTTAAGTGCTCCCGATTCACTGCCCATATTATTTTTCCTCTGAACTCATCCAGGAAGTATAACTCCAACCCGAATACAGGATCTTTCCCTGCACGAATCTCGGAAAAACACCTGCCGTACATCGGCTTCGCATGTAATTCAACCTGATTAACAGAACCACAATGTGGACATTCCACATGCGATGATCGGTGGGACGTCTTCTTCTCGTCTGTGACCTCCACGTTAAACCAACGTTCACATACAGCGCAATTCCCCTTGGCTCTATATTGATACACTGGTTCTTCAAGAGCTTGAGCGTAGCATTCAAAACACTTCCATCCCAGTTGATTGTTCCGTTGTTCTATAGATGCGTGCCCACCGCATTGGGGACATTTCACATCAACCTGCTCGCCCCGACGAAGTACCGCATAGAAACTGTACTTATACGCACCTTCATCTTCGAAACGTTTCATTCCGTATCCACCCTTCCTTCTGTAACTAAGATATACACAGCCTGAAAATACGTAACATTTACCAATCCATCTCTCTAAAATTATATGTAACTCCGTTCCTCAGCACAAGAATGGAAGCCAGATTGTTGAAAATGGCTCTAATAAGACATACCCAAGTGTGTGCCCCGTCACACCAGCTCCTGCCTCAATAACGTAATCTATAACTAAATAAATACTGGATTGAAAGTATACCTGCTTTTTATATTGTGAAAAAAATCACTTAGAAAAGGTTGTGCACCTATGTTTTCCTTCATAAATGTATATAAATGGTCACTCCTATTCGCCATATTCACTGCAACTCTCTCTCACTGTAGTTCCACCGATACGATTAAACCTGTTCACAACGATGAAGTGTCCTCCTCTGCGGCCAGTCAACCCCCGGTGGACCCAATCATCCGCAGAGAAGGAACTACGGTATATATTGAAATGACGGCTCAGGTTACAGACATCGAAATCTCCGAGGGTGTGATCTACAACGCCTGGACATTTAATGGTACTGTTCCGGGACCCGTCCTGCGAGTGACCGAGGGGGATACCTTGGTGTTCACACTAAAAAATAAAGATTCCAGCTTGCCTCACTCCATGGATTTTCACGCGGTACATGCCGCTCCCAGCAGCAAATTTATAGATGTTATGCCAGGTGAGAAAGGAACGTTCACCTATCCAACCTCCTCGCCCGGTGTATTCATGTATCACTGTGGAACCAAACCAGTGCTGGCCCATATTGCGAACGGCATGTATGGCATGATTATTGTGGAGCCAAAGGCTGGATACCCTTCCGATCACTTTGTTGATCGTGAGTATACCCTGGTTCAAAGTGAATGGTATAAAGAGCATGATTACGAAGCTTTTTTGAACGAAGAACCTGAATATGTCGTATTTAACGGCAATGATTATGGATTGACCAAGCACCCCCTGCTAGCCAAAGTTGGCGATACCGTGCGAATCTATGTCAGCAATGCCGGGCCCAATGAAGTCTCATCCTTCCACGTTGTAGGTACAATTATGGACCGTGTATATACCGATGGGAATCCACGCAATATCCAGTATGGAATACAGACGGTTATGCTTCCTGCAAGTGGTGGAGCTGTCGTGGAGTTTACCGTGACCGAAGAAGGCGATTATGCGATCGTAACCCACCAGTTCAATCATGTAGCCAAAGGAGCTGCTGCTGTTCTGCGTGTGACCAAGGATGGTAAAGATCATGGTGGATTCGCCATGTCTCACTAAAGACATAACAATAGGTAATGGCTGTACCCATCCTGAACATTTCGAGGTGATTATATGATGATCTGTGCGCACGAAGCGAAGGATACCTGTTTCTCCAAAGTATCTCTGTTCCAGCATCTGGATGAATCCGAAGCTGCATTGCTGAGCTCCCTTCTGCATACCCGCCGATATAACAAAGGTGAGATGGTTGTCCAGGAGGGCGAACGCTCAGATACGCTTTATGTGATTCATCAGGGATGTGTAAAGTTATCCAAATATAATGAAAATGGCAAAGAACATATTATCCGGTTTCTGTTTCCTGGAGATTTCTTCGGACAAGATTCCCTGTTACACCAAAAACCACATGCCGCGAACGCCGAAGTTCTGGAGCCTTCAGCCATCTGCTCCATCGGCAAGCATGATTTTGACCGGTTACTTGAACATGATCCAAAGCTTGTTTATCATTTCCTGCTTGCCATTTCCAACCTTCTGCGTGAAACCGATGAATGGAACTGCTCGCTTAGTGCCATGACAACGGAACAGAAGATTGCCAATCTGCTTCTGTTCTTCCACAACCGAAATCATGCAAGGCATGAGATCCGTTTGCCTGTCTTCAAAAAAGACATGGCTCTATTGCTTGGTATCACACCAGAGACGCTTAGTCGTAAACTCGCCATGATGCAAGCGCAGGGGCTTCTTCAGGTTACAGGGAACTGTATTCTTATTCTTCAATTGAAACAGCTCAGGGAAAGAATTGAACCGCCAGCGTTAAGCCAATGAACGTGGTAAGCAAGCTTGCAGGTGCGAGCAGTCTGTTTATGCCAAAAAGAGTATCCGTACAGAAGGGCTTCTGTTTGGATACTCTTTCGTATGGTCCAGTTATTCAGATATCCAACAACAGCGACACAAGCAGTCCCATGGATGCAATCAATCCCACTACTGGCCCGCCCTCTTCAAAGGCTTCCGGCATCATTGTTGAGCAGATCATGGCAATAATTCCGCCACCTGCAAATGCACCAATCGCTGCACCCATCTCTTTGGGAAGCTGCTCCAGAAACAGATAGCCCCCCAGTGCCGCAAGAGCAGAGATCAACAGGACACTCAGCCACATCAGCATGATTTTACCTCGACTGTACTTGCCCTGTAGCCCAACCGTACTGGACAGACCTTCAGGGATGTTGCTGACAAAGATCGATACCACCAGGACTACACTGACACCGTTGCCAGCTAGCAAGCTGGCTCCAAGCATGATGGATTCCGGGATCGCATCCATTACCGTTCCTGCAAAGATTCCAAGGCCGCTTTGATTGGAGTCTCCCGACTTTGCCGAACGTTTACGCCCTGCCCCTCCCTTTGCAGAGACGAGCAGGTCAAACAGCGTATACACAACAGCCCCCGCTGTAAATCCAATGGCTGTGGGTATAATACCTCCATCATTCAGCGCATCTCCGAGAAGTTCAAAGGTTGCAGCACCAATTAATGTTCCTGTTCCAAATGCCATGATCCAGCCAATGATTCGTTTGGGAATCTTCACAAACAATGCTGCGAGTGCGCCAATGACTACCGCTGAGGCAGAGATGCCGCCCCACATGAATGCAGTCCACATCCGGGTCGACCCCTCTCTTGTTCAATCATATTCTAGCTTCTATCATTCCATTAACCCTGGTTGAACAATCAAAAACAGTGATGTGGCTTTACGGTGATCTATATCACCTGATGTGTTTAAAAATCACGCTATGATAAAATGATGTCGTAGTTCAGAAATATGAGCACAGAGAGGAGAGATTCTCATGAGTAGGGTAAACAAAGATAACACAGCGGAGTTTCTGCAACAGTTCCCCATCTTCCAGGATCTTAGCCCCGAGGAATTAAAGCAAGTCGAAGACATCGCCATTTCCAGAAGCATTCAGAAGAAATCGGTTATTTTCAGCGAAGGAAGCGAAAAAGAAGCTGTTTTTTTCATACGTACCGGCATTGTAAAGGCCTACAAAACCGATGAGAACGGGCATGAACAGATCGTCTCTTTCCTCAAAACAGGAGATATGTTCCCACACACCGGTTTTTTTAACGCGCACCCCTACCCGGCTACTGCGGAAGCAATTACCCCTACCGAGCTACTTGCCATACCTGTGCGGCTTTTCGAACGATTAATGTTGAGTACACCCTCCATTGCGATCAAAATTATGCGTGTGCTCGGTGATAAAATACGAGAATTGCAGGATAAGTTACAGGTGCTCTCTGGTCAGGATGTGCGCAATCGTGTGCTTTCCTTCCTTCTCATGCTCGCAGAGCAGCACGGACACAAACATGAAGAACATATTGTCATCAATCTGCCCATGACCCATCAGGAGTTTGCCAATTCCATTGGTACAACCAGGGAAACAGCAAATCGGCTTTTGAACCAGCTTACAAAAGAGAATCTGCTCGAAGTAGATCGCAACCGGATTATCATTCATGATTTGCAAGCTTTGAAGCAGCAAAGGGATACTTGATCTCCCTGCACCCAGGCTACTTTATTTTTGGCCCACACTCTAACAATAAAACTGTGTTTACACAAAACGACCTTAGCGCCCGTAACCCACGTTAAGGTCTCTTTGTGTATGCAGAATTCAGTCATATTAAGGCGAGACAATGACATTACAAATATGTGAGCAGGCTCACACAGATCCCTCTTCACATTTCCTATAATCAAATTGCAACACCACACTAACCCTAATTGGAGGAATGACACATGAACACATACACAGCAACTATTAATGCCACGGAGTATGCACCGCATTTGAAACATAAAGTGATTTTCGAAACGTTTGATCAGTTGCGACCACAGGAATCCATGCTGCTCATTAACGATCACGATCCAAAGCCACTTCGATTCCAGTTCCAGTCCACACATCCGGATGGTTTCAACTGGGAATATATTGAGCAGGGCCCTACAACCTTCCAGGTCAAAATCAGCAAACTATAGATTGGAGCTAAACTGCGATGGCGCACGTTGAAATCATTGATGATACTACACTTCGCATCACGCTACGGCTGGAAGATGCCATAACCATGGTGCAGATGGCACAGCGTGAACAGGCCGAATATGCGCAAGAGATTATTACCATTTACGAAAAAATGCCAGTGTTCGAATATACTCATTTCTGTTTTTACGCCTATGACAGTGCAAGACTATTTGAACAGATGCTCGGCATGGACCCCAAATCTTATCTGTCCTTCTCCCTCGATGCGCCGGATTCATTCTTCTATGCACTGTACGGTGGGATGGCCGGCCTGTATGAATCATCTCTACAGTTAGTACAGCAGACGGCTGGAACTGGAGCTGGAGCAGGATTGGATGTGAACGCACATGTATCCATCTGATGTTCATGTTGTTGAATTGGATGTGCGTCCTCATCTGAGTAACAAGCTGGAGCCGTTTCAGCTGATTATGGACACGGTCAAAGGCCTTCAGCGTGACGATGTGTTTGTACTACACGCTCCATTCAAGCCAACACCTCTGCTCGGTATTCTCAAGCTGAAAGGATACTCCAGCACATCGGAACGAAAGGCTTCAGATCACTGGGTCACCACGTTTGTGCACAAAAAAAATAAAACCGGTGCAAAGGCAATTTCTGCAATGGTTTTATCTGGATCAGAAGTTAATTTAGAACCTGATTCAGATGAAGAATCAGCTTCATGCCATGGACATCCAGAGGAGCAACCTGCTGCATTTAAAAACCTTGAATCTCTACAGGCTCCCACCATTATACTGGACAATCGCGGATTGGAACCGCCACAACCCATGGTGAGAACACTCGCAGCTCTGGATCGTTGCAAGTCTGGGGAAGTCGTGCTGATCCACAATGACCGTGTACCTGTATTCCTGATTGAAGAGTTGAATAATCTCGGTTGCACCTACACGGTTGAAGATCAAACCGATGGCACAGCCAAAGTGAGAATTGAAAAAGGGTAAGGAGGCGAAAGCCATGTCCAGGTTGCCGTTTCTTTTTATCATCACGGGCATCTTTGGATTTGTAATGTATCATGCCTTCTCCCTGCTCTCGCTGACAGGCTGGCTTGGTGATGAACTCAGAGGACCCGAAGGCTGGTTTCATGCTCATTTGTTTGTGCTTGGATGGGCAACGATGCTGGCTATGGGTGCGATATATCAGTTGATACATGTTATTTTGCAATCCAATATCTATAGTCTGTTTCTCGGTTATTGTCATTATTTCTTGTTCAGTATCGGTATCGTGGGCATGTTATATGGCTTCATTCATGCTGATGTCATCTGGATTGCCGGTTCTGCTGCACTCGCGCTCTCTGGCATTCTGTTGTTCGGATGGAATATGGCTATTACCCTCTTCCGGGCTTCACAATGGAATCCGGTAACGATCAGCGCAGCTTGTTCCTGTCTTTATCTGGTTCTTACCGGGTTGTCCGGTATGCTGATGGGTCTGAATTTTGCCTTTGGTGATTGGATTGGGTTGCATGAACGCTTGTTCGGCGCACACATCTGGATGGGTACACTCGGCTGGTTTGGCATGTTAATTACCGGTTTCAGTTACAAAATGCTGCCCATGTTCTACCTGTCCCACAATTATTCCATTCGATTACAGAAAGTGGTTCTGGTTCTGTGGAACGCAGCTGTAATCGCAGGCGTTGTTGCATTTCTCACTGGGCTCAAGGGAGGTTGGCTCTGGTTCGCGCTACTTCTCCTTACTGCAGCCTTACTCATCTATGTGTATCACTTGGAGCAAATTCAGGAGAAACGACACAAAAGCAACCCAGGTCCAGGCATTCGCTGGTCTGTGTATGTAAGCCGTGCATTTGCCGCATATGCTGTCGCCCTACTGATCTATTCCGCACAAGGGACTGAACTGCTGCTCCATCCACGTGTTGTTCTGTTGTCTGGATGGATATATCTCGGGGGCTGGGTGTCTCTCACCATACTTGGCTATGCCTCCAAAATCGTGCCTTTTCTGTGGTGGACCCACAAATATGGCAAGCAGGCAGGCAGACCCGGAACACCGCTGATGGCAGGTATGCTGAGTGAACGGTATGTCAATTGGGGTATGCTCGCCATGGTGGCTGGAAGCCTGCTGCTTGTTAGTGGAATTCTGATTAATCTGGCGGAGGTCATGATGGTTGGTGGAACGATTTTGTCTCTTGTCTCCATCGTTTATATCGCAAATATTGCTTTGGTATTCAGACGTTAAAATTATGAAATCGATCGGAGCGTGGAAAAGGTGGAACAAACGACGCATTTACTCGAATGTCTCAAGGAAGTGTATGACCCTGAATTAGGTGTCAATATCGTTGACTTGGGTCTGGTGTATGAAGTAAGAGAAGAACCTGAACGAGTACATGTGCGGATGACACTGACTACACCAGGTTGTCCGCTGCACGATACCATCGTTGGTGCGGTGAAGTGGGTTTTGCAGGAAAATACGGGCAAGACTGATATTGATGTTCAAGTCGTGTGGGAGCCACAGTGGTCTCCACAGCGGATGTCGAATGAAGCCAAGGAAATGCTAGGATACTTCTAGGCCGAATGACGATAGACCGGATGAATGAACAAGTTGCTGACGGAATATGAAAAAGCATACCTGATATCTGATGTTCTCTCAGACCCAGGTATGCTTTTTGTTTTGTGAAGGATTGACTTGCACTGGATCGTCTCCTACGAAATGGCCTTGTCGGACACATGCAGTGATTTTTGGATAAAAAAATAAATAAGGAAACTCCAGAATAGAGTTCCCCCTTATATTCGTGGCGATCAGTGAATCATTGTATCTATTCCTTGATAATAACTCTTAGATGTCCTTTGCATACGATGCTGCTGGTACTTTATTTAACACCACGAACAAACGAACTTCCTGTTCTCCTGTATTACGGAATGCGAACTCTACCTCGCCGCCGCAATGGATTACATCCTCTTGATTCACCACTTGTTCTTCACCATCCAGAATAAGTGTGCCTGTGCCTTCGACCACCAGCAGAATAACGTCTGTGCCCGGATGTTGATGGACGGGAAGCTCTTGTCCTGGCAGAAAATGAAGGACAAAGGTCACTCCCCCACCCTGTTGGAATAATACCCGTTTCGTAAAACGATCCTCGCTGAATGTTTTGACTTCTTGCAATGACGTAATACTCATGATTAATCTTCCTCCTCG of Paenibacillus sp. FSL R5-0517 contains these proteins:
- a CDS encoding multicopper oxidase domain-containing protein gives rise to the protein MFSFINVYKWSLLFAIFTATLSHCSSTDTIKPVHNDEVSSSAASQPPVDPIIRREGTTVYIEMTAQVTDIEISEGVIYNAWTFNGTVPGPVLRVTEGDTLVFTLKNKDSSLPHSMDFHAVHAAPSSKFIDVMPGEKGTFTYPTSSPGVFMYHCGTKPVLAHIANGMYGMIIVEPKAGYPSDHFVDREYTLVQSEWYKEHDYEAFLNEEPEYVVFNGNDYGLTKHPLLAKVGDTVRIYVSNAGPNEVSSFHVVGTIMDRVYTDGNPRNIQYGIQTVMLPASGGAVVEFTVTEEGDYAIVTHQFNHVAKGAAAVLRVTKDGKDHGGFAMSH
- a CDS encoding Crp/Fnr family transcriptional regulator; this encodes MMICAHEAKDTCFSKVSLFQHLDESEAALLSSLLHTRRYNKGEMVVQEGERSDTLYVIHQGCVKLSKYNENGKEHIIRFLFPGDFFGQDSLLHQKPHAANAEVLEPSAICSIGKHDFDRLLEHDPKLVYHFLLAISNLLRETDEWNCSLSAMTTEQKIANLLLFFHNRNHARHEIRLPVFKKDMALLLGITPETLSRKLAMMQAQGLLQVTGNCILILQLKQLRERIEPPALSQ
- a CDS encoding ZIP family metal transporter translates to MWTAFMWGGISASAVVIGALAALFVKIPKRIIGWIMAFGTGTLIGAATFELLGDALNDGGIIPTAIGFTAGAVVYTLFDLLVSAKGGAGRKRSAKSGDSNQSGLGIFAGTVMDAIPESIMLGASLLAGNGVSVVLVVSIFVSNIPEGLSSTVGLQGKYSRGKIMLMWLSVLLISALAALGGYLFLEQLPKEMGAAIGAFAGGGIIAMICSTMMPEAFEEGGPVVGLIASMGLLVSLLLDI
- a CDS encoding Crp/Fnr family transcriptional regulator, with the translated sequence MSRVNKDNTAEFLQQFPIFQDLSPEELKQVEDIAISRSIQKKSVIFSEGSEKEAVFFIRTGIVKAYKTDENGHEQIVSFLKTGDMFPHTGFFNAHPYPATAEAITPTELLAIPVRLFERLMLSTPSIAIKIMRVLGDKIRELQDKLQVLSGQDVRNRVLSFLLMLAEQHGHKHEEHIVINLPMTHQEFANSIGTTRETANRLLNQLTKENLLEVDRNRIIIHDLQALKQQRDT
- a CDS encoding DUF2249 domain-containing protein, translating into MNTYTATINATEYAPHLKHKVIFETFDQLRPQESMLLINDHDPKPLRFQFQSTHPDGFNWEYIEQGPTTFQVKISKL
- a CDS encoding DUF2249 domain-containing protein, which codes for MYPSDVHVVELDVRPHLSNKLEPFQLIMDTVKGLQRDDVFVLHAPFKPTPLLGILKLKGYSSTSERKASDHWVTTFVHKKNKTGAKAISAMVLSGSEVNLEPDSDEESASCHGHPEEQPAAFKNLESLQAPTIILDNRGLEPPQPMVRTLAALDRCKSGEVVLIHNDRVPVFLIEELNNLGCTYTVEDQTDGTAKVRIEKG
- a CDS encoding metal-sulfur cluster assembly factor, whose translation is MEQTTHLLECLKEVYDPELGVNIVDLGLVYEVREEPERVHVRMTLTTPGCPLHDTIVGAVKWVLQENTGKTDIDVQVVWEPQWSPQRMSNEAKEMLGYF
- a CDS encoding cupin domain-containing protein — protein: MSITSLQEVKTFSEDRFTKRVLFQQGGGVTFVLHFLPGQELPVHQHPGTDVILLVVEGTGTLILDGEEQVVNQEDVIHCGGEVEFAFRNTGEQEVRLFVVLNKVPAASYAKDI